The Ziziphus jujuba cultivar Dongzao chromosome 3, ASM3175591v1 region GGTAAgtgttttttgggttaaaacCTAAACTATGATTCAAGCAAACAAGAATTTTCTCTGGTATTTCATCCATGTGAAAGCTTGTCATTGTCATAACTTAGAAGTAATTACTTTCTCTATGAAGAAAAATCTTCCTCCCATCGCTTTGAGATCTTTATCAGTGGTCTGATGTGGATCTCTTCaagatctttaattttaagtCATGGTATGACTAAAGAATTTGACAACTGCATAATATAGTGCAATGTAAATCAACTTTGAGTCAACCGCTACATTGTGTGATGTTGATGTCATTTCTTTGATATCTTGCCTTACCTTTCTCTAGtgattatttctttttggattcaTAAGTTGGGCTCATATTTTGGATCGAATTGGTTTATTTGTTTTACATGATATAATCTGCAATTTCTTTCCGTCCTAAGGATGCATCTTTCTTATGAAACTTCAATTGCAAGGTTTCTCCGAAAGCCTGTGGTCATACGCGAGGCAGGAAAGTGGTTTCCAGAGAGGAGGCAGTGATGCAGATAAAAGCAGCTGTTGATGCGCGGAGGGAAAGTGGCTCTGATATTGTTATTGTGGCGCGTACTGATTCTCGTCAAGCAGTTTCTTTGGATGAATCACTATGGAGGACAAAGGCCTTCGCTGATGCTGGAGCTGATGTTCTTTTTATTGATGCATTAGCTTCAAAAGAAGAGATGGAAGCTTTCTGCAAAATCTCTCCCCATGTTCCAaaaatggtatattttaatttcgTTTTTACGATATTGAGCAACATGCatctaattttatgaaaaaaaaacttatttcttCGTCTTTTCTTTTCTGTAACATCAAGAAAGCTAGGTGGTTTAGCGTACCACTgaacttttcatttattttttgaattaattttatgacAGATGATGCTTATTATCATGATTGATGCATTCCCATTTGACTTGCTGCATTAGTGTGACACAATATGAGTTTCATGCCTGCCTGCTCCTCCCCTTCCCCTCTTTGCTTTAATGCCTTCATTGTAGACAACTTTTTGTTTGacaagaaaagcaaaaaaaatattcacaaGTAGTTTGTTTAGTTAACCAACAACTGAAAGTGCTGTACAACCTAAATTCTAACATCTGTCTGTCAATAATTCAAACAAAAGATCAAAATGATAACTTCTTCTGAACAGAACAACAAGGAGTTCACACTAAGGTGCTTCATGACCTAGAGGAAAAACTCTTATTTTTCCAGCCctgtatttgttatttttgttggtCATGTCCTAGAGGACATCTCTGATACTTAAAAAAGTTCTTTCCCTCTATGGCCTCTGTTTCAAGTGATTATATTTCAATCATCTGACcggaatatatattattttgtttgctttCGTCCTTCATTATCATAAGAGCAACCCCTTTGAATTCTACATGTATATGTCTTCAtgaaaaccaaaagtaaatgcATTGTTAAGATCAAATATTTCCTATTTTCTCATGTGTCACAGGCAGAAAAATCTAATTTCGAAACAAATAAAAGCTGTGCTAGTAGCTCTCACATTATTCTACATTTCTCAATtctcataatttttctttcctttcctttcctttcctctgTGTCTCACTGTACTCCTTTGATTAGAACTTTTATTAATGTTCcagaaaatttcaaatatctaTAACATAAACGATAAAAAATACATAGACTTGTCACACAAGTATCCTAATAATAGTTTTGAATTACCATCAATCCAAAAAGCTTAAATTGTTAGGAAGTGGACCCAACTATGTTTGTCAAGCCAACACAACAAACTCgaacaaatatatgaatttgttATATTCTTTTCTATTTCTAGTAATTGCAAAAGGTAATGTGTTCATGTTTGTTAGCATCCATCTGTATACCCGAGTTTATGTAATGTCTACTGCTCAAGATGTTTCCTAATGCTTATAATATAATCAATGACCTGTCATCAACCAGATTTTCATCAATTTAATAGCATTGTAGAAGGTTAATCtgcatattcaaaaatattgtgTAGTTGATTAATTAACCTCCTTGATTCTTGTTAGGCCAATATGCTTGAAGGAGGGGGCAAAACACCAATTCTTACTCCTCATGAACTTGAGGTTGTTGGATATAAGCTTGTCGTCTATCCACTTTCCTTGATTGGGGTATCTATTAAAGCAATGCAGGTCACATCtttaacctttctttttttttttttttttttttttatagaaagtGCATGAAAAAAATTTGGGCAGTGTGGATATTACGAGTTTGAAACCTCTCATACTGCCCTGATCTTAAGACTTGCTCTGTGTGTGTTGTGTTTGTGTATTAATTGACTTCCAAACTAAAAATTTTGAACGCTATTTTCTTCACAAAGTTAACTTCAATTACTCTAATGCAGGAAGCACTTAATGCTATTAAAAATGGTTGTATCCCTTCTCCCGGAAGCATGCCATCATTTGAAGAGATTAAGGAAATCGTTGGTTTCAACAGCTATTATGAAGAAGAGAAGCGTTATGCTGTTGGAACCAGTCCGCTGTCTTCACAGAGAGGTGGGTGAGAGTCCTCTCATGACACCTACATTATTGCTTATGCACCAGGATGTCAATcagtttaattttttagaacTTGGACATCAATCAAGATTGGAGTTTTTCTAATATTAGCATATTCACCCTCTTTTTGCAGAAAGTTGATTAGCGACCACTGATTATAGTTCTGTGAAGCGCCACTGCCTGGCTAGCCTTTTTAGCAGATAGCAAACGTTAGCTTcagagttatatatatatatatatatatatttatatatataatgatctTCCCTGAAGAAGACAATGCCTGCTAAGTTTGTAGAAAACTCTCTCGATGGAAACCcaataagaggaaaaaaagagtACTATCTTAATTACAGAACTTACATGACCAACCatccaaaacaataataattaataaataataaggtaAAAACTCAGTTTGAGAAATtattcttatatattatttgtttttgtaattttttcaaatatcatgGTTATTTATGAAGCgaacttttactttttaaatgttgcatTAATTCCATTCAGGCTTTGTTTTAAAAggaattaattcaaaatttgttcattttatttttttttctctctagaaAAAATCCAATGCTTTTCTAAGGATTTTTTACCATTAACTTCATCAAACTTTGTGAAAATCTATTGTTAATTTTCTCTCAAATAACACACAAGtccttattttattagttgCATATCAAATAAAGATTAAATGCATGCTAAAAGTCCATTGCTTTGTTGAtttaaatacatacatatatatatatatatatatatatatatatatatatatatatatatgtatctgtaATAAAGGAAATCATTGAATGaaagattaaatttgaaaattgatcaGAAAGTTGTAAATGATAAGAGATGATGTTCGATGAAAATCACATATGATGGGTTATAAAGCTGGAGTTAGCTTAATGGAttcaaattatgaatttttttttttttatgaatttttttattttaagaaggtaaacgtaaaataaataaataaataaataataaaaaataaaaataaaaaaccttaaaCAGATAGGAACCTACACAAGCCAATCTATGAATCCTTTAACTGCATTTTATCCTTACCTTTTTTTAGGAAtatcaatttcatgaaattgtaatgtaattaaatttacatgGTGTATAACATTCGACTTTGTGTAGAATATTACtgtcatatttaattaattaattaatttatttctttgggatacatataatatttaagTCAAGAGGGTTATAAGCACAACATGCTTTCCTAtgtctttttttctcttccaagctcaaatgatagaatatattattaatCGTTTATTAGACaagcaaaatttaaattattataatagcTACTGTAATTTAAAACATCTAGtttaattttgtagtttttGTACAAAATAACTAATTATTTTGCATTTCCCTATTGAATATGGAGGCAACCAATTCCTCTACTTTGTACAGAGTTTAGATGATGAaccttaatttttcaataattttaatttactttcatttttttgcaataaaaaaaaaatcatagttttgaacaaaaacaatttgaaaataattgatttggtattatttattattctctttttctttttttccatgtaAAAGGGGAAAAATTTATTCCTTCgccatttgatatatatatatatatatagatataaatatagcaAGTCTCTTATCAAGGCACTTTAATGGAATTTGACGCAGACTCCAATGTCAAATAATATGttacagaaaaaaatatttctgcAACATGTTCCGTGATGTTTAAGTCTGTACCAATTCTATAATGTGTCTTGATGAAAGACagattgtgtgtgtgtgtgttgtattatttttttaaggaaaataattgctgaattcttttgaaatcttaaagatataattttttattacaaaatgttattttaaatactaaatactggtgtaaaaaaataaatatgttaacTAAGAGTTTAACAAGGGAAAATTATAATATGGGCAAATTAACTATTTTTGGATTTACCTTAAAAGTATTAATATATAGTAGTTTTTTTCATAAGGTAAAAATCTAAAGTTAAACATCTTTTCGAAATGATTAGTTTTGTGCCGGTGTAAACATTCTTTctcaaaatatgtttatatagcGGATATGTCTACACCAACGCAAAACTGACTCTcttgaaatgatatttaatattagGTTCTCACTTTATAGAAAGAATCTAACCCTCTCTATAGcaaaactcatatatatatatatatatataatgtatcatGAAATGCACCTTCATCTCCTAAGTTAAACCATATCTAGATGAAATCCCCCTCCTTATTAATTTATGTTGGGGTGaaaaggttatgaccaagagcaagctagcttgaagtgttagcaacaagcaagcttttggtgatgctcttgggaatggttgtgtgtga contains the following coding sequences:
- the LOC107404920 gene encoding uncharacterized protein LOC107404920; the protein is MAAESPAKTLRRILDSPGVHLGPACFDALSAKLIERAGFQYCFTSGFSISAARLGLPDTGFISYGEMVEQGQQITQAVSIPVIGDGDNGYGNAMNVKRTVKGYIHAGIAGIILEDQVSPKACGHTRGRKVVSREEAVMQIKAAVDARRESGSDIVIVARTDSRQAVSLDESLWRTKAFADAGADVLFIDALASKEEMEAFCKISPHVPKMANMLEGGGKTPILTPHELEVVGYKLVVYPLSLIGVSIKAMQEALNAIKNGCIPSPGSMPSFEEIKEIVGFNSYYEEEKRYAVGTSPLSSQRES